One region of Brassica napus cultivar Da-Ae chromosome A10, Da-Ae, whole genome shotgun sequence genomic DNA includes:
- the LOC106371288 gene encoding outer mitochondrial transmembrane helix translocase, which translates to MRRSSAKRDTSFLEQLILYVAGAAFTSLSLYVCARHFDPNRDAATKALKHKRELSKRLGRPLIQTNQYEDVIACDVINPQNIDVEFDSIGGLESIKQALYELVILPLKRPELFAYGKLLGPQKGVLLYGPPGTGKTMLAKAIAKESGAVFINVRVSNLMSKWFGDAQKLVAAVFSLAEKLQPAIIFIDEVDSFLGQRRATDNEAMANMKTEFMALWDGFTTDQNARVMVLAATNRPSELDEAILRRFPQAFEIGMPDRKERAQILEVVLKGERVEPGIDYDRIAGLCEDYTGSDIFELCKKAAYFPIREILEEEKKGRQVSVPRPLTQFDLEKVLATSKKTQVAASEYSGSSSHASVWRSPRDSEEVQAAINGISKLFTPRIVNHQSDSQDPEGDSE; encoded by the exons ATGAGGAGATCATCGGCGAAGAGGGATACAAGTTTCTTAGAGCAATTGATTCTCTACGTCGCAGGCGCTGCATTTACCAGCTTGTCTCTCTACGTCTGTGCCCGTCACTTTGACCCGAATCGTGACGCTGCTACAAAGGCCCTCAAGCATAAGAGAGAACTCTCCAAACGTCTTGGTCGCCCTCTTATCCAGACCAATCAATACGAG GATGTGATAGCTTGTGATGTAATAAACCCACAAAACATAGATGTGGAGTTTGATTCTATTGGAGGGTTGGAGTCAATCAAGCAGGCTTTGTACGAGCTTGTGATTCTGCCGTTGAAAAGACCTGAGCTTTTTGCTTATGGGAAGTTGCTTGGTCCTCAGAAGGGTGTTTTGCTGTATGGTCCTCCTGGCACTGGGAAGACCATGCTCGCCAAGGCTATTGCGAAAGAATCTGGAGCTGTTTTCATCAATGTCAGGGTCTCTAATCTGATGAGCAAGTGGTTCGGTGATGCACAGAAGCTCG TGGCTGCTGTGTTTAGCTTGGCGGAGAAACTCCAACCTGCGATTATTTTTATAGACGAGGTGGATAGTTTTCTTGGCCAGCGCCGTGCGACGGATAATGAAGCGATGGCGAATATGAAGACTGAGTTTATGGCTCTATGGGATGGGTTTACTACTGACC AGAACGCTAGGGTGATGGTTCTTGCTGCAACGAACAGACCTTCTGAGCTTGATGAAGCTATACTTAGGCGGTTTCCACAGGCGTTTGAGATCGGTATGCCTGACCGCAAGGAGAGAGCTCAGATACTGGAAGTTGTTTTGAAAGGAGAGAGGGTCGAACCGGGTATTGACTATGATCGTATAGCTGGGTTATGTGAAGACTATACCGGTTCAGATATCTTTGAACTCTGCAAGAAGGCAGCTTACTTCCCAATCAGAGAGATCCTAGAGGAGGAGAAAAAAGGCAGACAAGTTTCG GTGCCTAGGCCGTTGACTCAGTTCGACTTGGAGAAGGTTCTTGCTACTTCAAAGAAGACACAGGTTGCTGCAAGCGAGTACTCTGGCTCAAGCTCTCACGCTTCGGTTTGGAGAAGTCCAAGGGATAGTGAGGAGGTACAAGCAGCTATAAATGGCATCTCAAAGCTCTTTACTCCTCGGATTGTAAACCATCAGTCGGATTCTCAGGATCCAGAAGGAGATTCAGAATAG